From one Triticum aestivum cultivar Chinese Spring chromosome 4B, IWGSC CS RefSeq v2.1, whole genome shotgun sequence genomic stretch:
- the LOC123095199 gene encoding histone H2B.1 — protein sequence MAPKAEKKPAAKKPAEEEPATEKAEKAPAGKKPKAEKRLPAGKKTASKEGGGEKRGRKKGKKSVETYKIYIFKVLKQVHPDIGISSKAMSIMNSFINDIFEKLAGEAAKLARYNKKPTITSREIQTSVRLVLPGELAKHAVSEGTKAVTKFTSS from the coding sequence ATGGCCCCCAAGGCGGAGAAGAAGCCGGCGGCGAAGAAGCCCGCGGAGGAGGAGCCCGCGACGGAGAAGGCCGAAAAGGCCCCGGCCGGAAAGAAGCCCAAGGCCGAGAAGCGGCTGCCGGCTGGCAAGAAGACCGCCTCCAAGGAGGGCGGCGGCGAGAAGAGGGGccggaagaagggcaagaagagCGTCGAGACCTACAAGATCTACATCTtcaaggtgctgaagcaggtgcacCCCGACATCGGCATCTCCTCCAAGGCCATGTCcatcatgaactccttcatcaacgaCATCTTCGAGAAGCTTGCCGGCGAGGCCGCTAAGCTCGCCCGCTACAACAAGAAGCCCACCATCACCTCCCGGGAGATTCAGACCTCCGTCCGCCTCGTCCTCCCCGGGGAGCTCGCCAAGCACGCCGTCTCCGAGGGCACCAAGGCCgtcaccaagttcacctcctcTTAG
- the LOC123093219 gene encoding histone H3.2, translated as MARTKQTARKSTGGKAPRKQLATKAARKSAPATGGVKKPHRFRPGTVALREIRKYQKSTELLIRKLPFQRLVREIAQDFKTDLRFQSSAVSALQEAAEAYLVGLFEDTNLCAIHAKRVTIMPKDIQLARRIRGERA; from the coding sequence ATGGCCCGCACGAAGCAGACGGCGAGGAAGTCCACCGGCGGCAAGGCGCCGCGGAAGCAGCTCGCGACCAAGGCGGCGCGCAAGTCCGCCCCGGCCACCGGCGGCGTGAAGAAGCCGCACCGCTTCCGCCCCGGCACCGTCGCGCTCCGGGAGATCCGCAAGTACCAGAAGAGCACCGAGCTGCTCATCCGCAAGCTGCCCTTCCAGCGCCTGGTGCGGGAGATCGCGCAGGACTTCAAGACCGACCTCCGCTTCCAGAGCTCCGCCGTCTCCGCGCTCCAGGAGGCCGCCGAGGCCTACCTCGTGGGGCTGTTCGAGGACACCAACCTCTGCGCCATCCACGCCAAGCGCGTCACcatcatgcccaaggacatccaGCTCGCCCGCCGCATCCGTGGCGAGAGGGCGTAG